The genomic region AATGAGGTCTAATAATAGTCTAATAATAATGCTAATAATAATTGTGAAATGTAAATTGCATTCTTAATTTAAATTGCAGTTACACAAATCATTTGCATGCAGTTTTAAGCTAGAAATTATACAATTGAgaattatatttatttttgctccttgaCCTCGCATCTGATAGACAGGCCGATACAACCGACCCATCGCCTagagcagggctgcccaaccctcttcctggagatctactgtcctgtaggttcagtccaaccctaatttagcatatctgattcagctagttaaggtcttgttgagcagctaattagtagaatcaggtgtgttaaattaggatTGGATTTAAaacccacaggatggtagatctccaggaagagggatGGCAGCCCTGGCCTAGAGCAAATGTTTTCCTTCATTAAAAATGCGTATGTGGCCTTGTCTATATTGTTATGGTATTTTCACGGAGACAAAAAGAGCCATCAGTCAGTGCGTGCCCTTGTTGAGTTTATATGTTTACTTTTACACGCTGTTGGCCTTCGAAAAAGCTCTCCTTTCTcgaggaggagaagggggtgaTTTTTGTAAAGCGGGCTAATGTTTGCTTTCTGGCCCGTGCCGTTGTTGGGCCCTCTCTGTCTCCTAGGCCCTGTAAACATGAGCACTAGCGCTCAGCTGGTCGCCCCAGCGGTGGTGGTGAAAGGAACGCTGTCCATCACCGCGTCTGAACTCTACTTCGAGGTGGATGAAGAAGAGGCCAGCTTTAAGACGATCGATCCAAAGGTAAGAGAAGGGCTTTAACTTCCATTGATCCAAAGCAGGCCCTCCCGTCATTCTGTAAAACCAGCTTTCAAAATGGCTCAGGCCTTTCTCCCAGTCCTTCCCTGGCCCCAGCACCTCCAAGTCATGCTTTTCTGCAGCCTAATTGCATTATAAAGCCGTTATAAGAATTTAGTAAATAACTCCAATCATGAACATGCGTAGACTAAATGCCTTTAGGCTATTGCATGACGACTGTAAGCAGCCTCGACTTCTGCGATCATCATTAAGTCAAATATTTATTGAATAATCCAAATGTAGACCGAGCCTCAATAATCTCTATAATTGAGATTATAACAACCGTATAGACTATGATGCTGTTATGTGGTGTGTGTATTTGCGTAGTGAAAGTGAACATTAAGATATAGCTTCACTCGTGCTTGAATTGCATTGGTTTAGTGGGCTACGTCATTGTCAACATCACGTCTCTCTGAAAACGGGTGTTTGCTCTGCAGATTCGATACACAAAGGCCTCCGAGCCTGCAGAAGCATCACAAGCAAACGTTTGAAAAATAAGTTAGTCTGTCGCACATCATAATACAATGTGCCAGATATAGAGAGACGACTAGGCCTGCTCTTCTTCCTTCTGCTCATTCAGTTGTTCGTGAAATACAGCCCTGGAATCAGGAATACTGTGTAGGCCCAATGGCTTATGTTGTGGTAAGTTTTGTTGAGAATAAAATCCATGAAATTACTTGAATTTATTATTCGACACATTTGAAATGTAGCCTAAATGACTCATTTGAATATCCTAAATAACAGGCTATAGTAATTAATATTAATTTCAAAATATCCTCGTTCTATTTGTATTCAACAGTTCAGTGGTAAACCAAATAGGCTGGTGCTAATGGATAGCCTACTGTACTAATATACCCGCGTGGTGTTTAGTCGCTCGTAGTGAAAGCGATATGAATCAGGTCTCGTTAAGAAATGGGCCCTGACTTTCCCTGGCTAGTCATTGAGTGACAGTTGTGTATCTTTTTTTCCCAGCAGTCTGCGCCCAGGGTTATTggcaataacaacaataacagttATAATCATAATATAGTTATAATAACAGTTAAGTTCATTAATCAACATTTGAAGTTTTGATTTTCATGCGTTAACATTTTCCTATTGAAACGGCCAAATGAATGAACCTGAATTTAGCAATGGTCTGTTCTTGGGAATGGGCCTACTACAAGTGGTTGTTGTGTTTCACTTTATCCTCATGCAGTAATAGTTAATACACAGTAATAACAGACATGCATACCGGCGTGTTTAAATAGGATTTCTGCAGCCATATAGCCTATCGACATCAAACTGTCGACTAAATAGACGTTATTATTTTGTTAAAACAATTTGCATCAAATTGAACTAAATTATAGTGTGCTATATTAATTATTCCAAGACGAAAATTAATATGTTCTTTGATATGCATAATAATGCAAAACTCGTATTTTGTATCAAATTAATCTAGGCCCAAGATTTGCCAAATGTAAATTTATTGGTATTAACATTCCTTTTTTTAAGCACATTAATTCTGTTTTTCACACAGGAATTGATTCCACGATCCTCTTTATCTAGTAAATATAAATTACATTTCTATTACTCTTACTAAACAATGCCAGTTCTCAAAACATGTATACAAACACAAGGCCAAGTTGTAATGTACTTTTCTTAGTTTTATTAACATTTCAGTTTAAGGTCACGTAATGAAAAATTGGAACTTGGCACGCTACATTTTTATTCTTTCACTTAAAGATTTTGTGCATATAAttttaaataaacatttattcACTTTGtgaaaacatttaaaacaaaacaacaaaaaagtattacatttagCTTAATGTACcttcacgttctctctctctgaatggcaATGTCCCATTTCACTCCGTTGTAAAAGTTTTTTTTGTTTGCTTGTTTTTAATTTCTCAATTGTTTCACATTGCTCGGAGAACCCAGGATCATGACGTTTTCCTCCACTCTGAGGTGATCTCAAAACGTCACCTCGGCCCTAAATAGCAATAGTATCACAATCAGACAGTTTATAATTTGTCCAAACTTTTTGCATTAGTGAGGATTTCCCTCGCCAGTCTCCACGTCTGCTTTGCGGCAGCTTCCAGGGCCGAGTGGGGCTTCCCCTGAAACAGGTCCAAATTTGGTAAGAAATAATGGGGGCATCTGCGGCACTGCAAACACGAGATGAGCTGCAGCAGAATTCCGTTGATTCGGTCTCCGAGGCAGGACTCGTCCCAGTCGGTCTCTCTCGGGTGTTTCTCACACTCATACAGCAGCAGGGTCTTCATGTGGTAGCTCTGGAGTGGCTGACCGGGTAGCTCGAGATGACGGTCACGGAGAGTCTTCAGGACCGAGAGGCATCTTTTCCTGCATCCCGCCATCAGGAGCCTATTCTCGGCCTCGCTGAACTGCAAGACCCAGGCGTCACTCTCAGCCGAGCTCTGTTTCCCGGTCAACGAGTAGCACTCTTTGGAGAGCAGGTTAAAGCCCTCGGCCTTGACCTCGGCCACCCGGTTCGGACCAGGCCAGGGGATATGGGGCATGGGCCACTGGGCAGCGCTCCTAGGCCAGATCCCTGTGCACTTGAACGCAGGGGTGATCTGGACCACGTATCTCTCCCGGATCCTTAGTTTTACCTCACTTGTATCTGCCACCATTTTAACCACGTCACGGTAGCTACACTTATCCACCGCTTGCGCCACCAGAGTCTGAAACCTTGAGCGGATCTTCCGGGCGGAAAGGTAGCCCGAGGCCGTTATGAACTCGACCCAGAGAGACATACTTCTTTTGCGGCCGTCGCTCAGCTTCAGTACAGCGCAGCCGGGCAGAGAACCGTCGTCAACAAAGTTGAACACTCCCATCTGGTTGAGGTAGAGGACCACCTCGAACTCGTTGGGGGCGATGACCTCCATCCCCTCGAAGCGCGCCTCTATCTCGCTGAGAGAGGAGATGAACCGGGGTTCCTGCACCTCGACCTCCTTCAGGACGTCCGACACTACCTTACACACCTCCCGGATAGTCTTTGCAATGGCCGCTTTTCGAGTTTGGCATCTCTCGCTGTAGTATTTATTGAGCTGGTAGACCAGCTTTGCCTGCGTCGCGATCATGTTTGGGCAGAGGTCCGGGCTGTACACCGGCGAGTCGCAGTACGTTGACGGATCCAATGCTTACCGGTAAAGCCAGAGGCGAAACGCTCTTCCCCAAGCAATGGAAAAAATATAAAATTCAACTTTTTTTGCGTACACAGCGGATGGACGTCAGACAGTGTCGGAAGGAAACCGATAGGGATGCAACGTAATAGGCTACTAAATATCAGTCCAAGTCATTTGCAGTAGGCAGCCCCAGAATGGGGTGGGCTCGGTGTACAGTATAATACCGTCCGTGTCCTCGCGCTTGCAGACCCTAAAGGATAAAGCTCTGGTCGTGACCACTCATCTCTCCTCGTCCGTTCGGTTGAACGTGAAAACTACGCGTTATTCTCCTACCTTGCCCCACTGTTGTCCACACTCAGCTGTGCGAGCTGGACTTGTGTAGTTTATGAATGGTCCCCTAGAAGAGTGAAAGGGGTCGGGCTTCTCCTCCTGCAATCAACGGCGGAGCTGTCAGTGCAACCAGCCAATCAGAGGCCTCTCCGACAAGCACTCTTTCAGGAGAGGCACACTTTTGCTCTCCAACATCTTGCGCGCGGAGCCTCTGCTCCCAGGTCGAGATATAGGAAGATAAACGGTTCCTTTTCGTATACACACTTTGTGCTCTTTTCTACGAAGTATATTTAATACGTTTTAAAGACAGCTGTGTCTCCTTTGCCTTGACCTAGCCTTTTTCCCCCCAGGTGTGCACGTGCTCAATATAAAATGGAACTATTTAGAAGGAGAATAGGTTGCGCATTGAGTGATGCAGGATACCTGGCAAGGGAAGTGTTTATTTACTTGCTCGCTTCATGTCTGAATGGCATCAATTTGGAACCCTTTTGTTTTTCTATGGCAGTTAATGAGGCTTGATACTACTTTATAAACATTAGCACTAATGTTTTAATCGCTTTTGACAATGTAACCAATACGCTTTTTTAAATGCTGTACTGTTATTGTATGTATGCATTATTGGACTATTCGTGCATTGGCATATTTCTAGTCAATTGCTAATTTATCTATATCAAGCAATTTTTGACTGATGTTTTATGACGTTTATGCGTCAAGAAACAAGAAAGCCTAATTTTATTTGAACGCGTGTCTCCGGGCTGCGGGTTCAACACGGTGTGTGATAATCAGGTTAACGAGATAAATCGAATGTTCAGTGAGTgtacaatatttctaatatttGTGTTTCTTTCCATAAAATAGCATTTCATTTTGTTTTCCTGATTTTCAGTATTTTCTTCTCTCCAATCTAATAGGCTAGAAAGTTGTTCACATTTCAAACCTCTAACATATTCACTTGTCTTAAAGGAAATGCTTTTTGTTTGTCATTTTGTGCCTAGTGATTTCATCTTGGTGTATCGTGACAATAGATCATCGGCCTGAATAGTTAAAATGACACCCAGTAATTTCCCTCGGATATCGGATTAAGAGCAACAACCTTCCCCTCACCAAAATGTGGTTTATTGTTTTCCCATACCAATTTGGCCTACTAATTTCCCTAATATTCTATCGGCCGAATTAACATCATATTACTTCCATATTTGACCCATTTCATGCCATTGCACAATTTAAGAACGGAGAACAATTCCGCCTAGAATGGATGCGCACTGCACGCACCTGCAGTGCACGTTTTAGCGCGCGTGTAATTATAAAATGTGATGAACGATAATACGACTATAGGCCTATTATTTTAATTGACATCGTAAGACCCTTTGAGATGTTAAAAACGTGGTATTCCGTAGTTCTTCAATACTATATTTGGGGCCTGTTTTATTGCAGCCTATTTGCCCTTGTCGTTTTATAAAGCGCATGTTACATTAATAATGTCTAATTCAGAAAAAAGCAAAAGGTCTTATGTTTCTCTTTTCACATTCTTATTACAACAATTTAAATATGTAATTGATTTCCAAGAAGCTCAATTATATTTTAAAATCACGCTAAAGACATAAA from Salmo trutta chromosome 11, fSalTru1.1, whole genome shotgun sequence harbors:
- the mab21l2 gene encoding protein mab-21-like 2, whose translation is MIATQAKLVYQLNKYYSERCQTRKAAIAKTIREVCKVVSDVLKEVEVQEPRFISSLSEIEARFEGMEVIAPNEFEVVLYLNQMGVFNFVDDGSLPGCAVLKLSDGRKRSMSLWVEFITASGYLSARKIRSRFQTLVAQAVDKCSYRDVVKMVADTSEVKLRIRERYVVQITPAFKCTGIWPRSAAQWPMPHIPWPGPNRVAEVKAEGFNLLSKECYSLTGKQSSAESDAWVLQFSEAENRLLMAGCRKRCLSVLKTLRDRHLELPGQPLQSYHMKTLLLYECEKHPRETDWDESCLGDRINGILLQLISCLQCRRCPHYFLPNLDLFQGKPHSALEAAAKQTWRLAREILTNAKSLDKL